Part of the Coriobacteriia bacterium genome, GGCGTCGATGCGTTTGTCGAGAAGGATCTGCGGTGGCTTGAGGACAACGCCCCAGGGACGCCGGTGATCGTAAACGTGAGCGGCCACAGCGCCGAGGACTACGTAGACGTCATCAGACGGCTTGAGATCGAGCCCGGTGTGGCGGGATACGAAATCAACATCTCATGCCCTAACGTCGAGCAGGGAGGCATGGCCTTCGGCACTGATTGTCTGTCGGCCGCGGCGGTCACAGCGGCGTGCCGGGCGGCTACCGCACGGACGTTGATCGTCAAGCTGACCCCGAATGTGACCAGCATCGCCGAGATCGCACGTGCGGTAGAGGCTGAAGGTGCGGATGGAGTATCGGTCATCAACACACTGCTGGGTATGGCAATAGACGCCGAGTCGTGCCGGCCCTTGCTCGCGCGGGTGGTCGGAGGGCTGTCCGGACCTGCGATCAAACCCGTCGCACTTCGGGCGGTGTGGGAGGTCGCCAACGCGGTCAAAGTCCCCGTCATCGGCATGGGTGGCATCGCGAACGGAACCGACGCTGTCGAATTCCTCCTCGCGGGTGCCTCAGCTGTTGC contains:
- a CDS encoding dihydroorotate dehydrogenase; translated protein: MRSRNDGSTPRSACSLADLGRGEIVTLNIDLRVSIGTLELKNPVMTASGTFASGREFADFVDLTRLGAIVTKGVSACAWPGNPSPRIAETASGMLNSIGLQNPGVDAFVEKDLRWLEDNAPGTPVIVNVSGHSAEDYVDVIRRLEIEPGVAGYEINISCPNVEQGGMAFGTDCLSAAAVTAACRAATARTLIVKLTPNVTSIAEIARAVEAEGADGVSVINTLLGMAIDAESCRPLLARVVGGLSGPAIKPVALRAVWEVANAVKVPVIGMGGIANGTDAVEFLLAGASAVAVGTANFVDPTATIRVIDGIREYCERHTVLRARDLTGALRV